Proteins found in one Brachypodium distachyon strain Bd21 chromosome 5, Brachypodium_distachyon_v3.0, whole genome shotgun sequence genomic segment:
- the LOC100834067 gene encoding receptor-like serine/threonine-protein kinase ALE2 isoform X1 produces the protein MRPRGAALLLLASAALSVYVPLGSASSTTIAAFLFGFLSRPDRHSVPSPAPAPSPGPEGPFYHPVHRHHRKRPHVATPSSSPSFERQDCSGVTCSSPLTSTPIGSPCGCVYPMQIQLDLGVAPYQLFPRIDELEIEIAEGTFLKQSQVRIMGAGSSIQGPEKTTVTIDLVPLGQKFDRVSALLTSNRFLQKKVLIKSSIFGDYDVIYVHYPGLPSSVPNVPGSLGPVSSNENPLGANVHNKSHQKINSKIVAIIALSAVVLVLTCFGIGIICKYKGCEKAHGTGHASNSSFTRKTGMRSSFSSSASSTASFSSTIPTCPSTVKTFSISELEKATGKFSFNKIIGEGGYGRVYRGIIEDGTEVAVKLLTGKHQNRDREFIAEVEMLSRLHHRNLVKLIGICVERSMRCLVFELVPNGSVESHLHGSHKIYGPLDFDTRMKIALGAARGLAYLHEDANPHVIHRDFKASNVLLENDFTPKVADFGLAKEASEGLEHISTQVMGTFGYVAPEYAMTGHLLVKSDVYSYGVVLLELLSGRKPVDMSQPPGSENLVTWARPLLTTREGLQQLVDPSLPAPASCDFDKLAKAAAIASMCVHVEASHRPFMGEVVQALKLITSGNGETCSGSFGGGATEDEESPWNDGRSCSWNDGDAPPRIPGAPRPMAAGYSSDPADDASARRPRSTPSAVLDKIESLAMYDWSGPLRSRTRNFYRLRGSMSEHGHGHHPSDDCSMEGGYWM, from the exons ATGCGGCCGCGGGGAGCGGCCCTGCTTCTCCTCGCTTCCGCTGCGCTCTCGGTTTATG TGCCACTGGGATCAGCAAGCTCAACAACCATTGCGGCATTCTTATTTGGGTTCTTGAGTAGACCGGATCGACATTCAGTTCCTTCCCCAGCCCCAGCACCTTCTCCTGGACCTGAAG GTCCCTTTTACCACCCAGTGCATAGGCATCACAGAAAAAGACCTCATGTTGCCACACCATCTTCGTCGCCATCGTTTGAAAGACAAG ATTGCAGTGGAGTAACTTGTTCGAGTCCGCTAACTTCTACTCCAATTGGTTCCCCTTGTGGTTGTGTATATCCTATGCAAATTCAGCTTGACCTTGGAGTAGCACCATACCAGTTATTCCCAAGAATTGATGAGCTAGAAATTGAGATTGCAGAAGGTACATTCCTGAAACAGAGTCAAGTTCGGATAATGGGTGCTGGGAGCAGTATTCAAGGTCCTGAAAAGACTACAGTAACCATTGATTTGGTGCCACTAGGTCAGAAGTTTGACAGGGTTTCAGCTTTACTGACTAGCAAcagatttttgcaaaagaaggTTCTGATCAAGTCGTCTATTTTTGGTGATTATGATGTAATATATGTCCATTATCCTG GCCTACCTTCTTCGGTACCTAATGTTCCAGGATCCTTGGGTCCAGTAAGCAGCAATGAGAACCCCTTGGGCGCAAATGTACACAATAAAAGCCATCAGAAGATTAACTCTAAAATTGTTGCCATAATTGCTCTGTCAGCTGTTGTGCTTGTTTTGACTTGTTTTGGCATCGGCATCATATGCAAATATAAAGGATGTGAAAAGGCTCATGGTACTGGTCATGCTTCGAATTCATCATTCACCAGAAAAACAG GTATGAGGTCATCATTCTCCAGTTCAGCCAGCTCGACAGCATCTTTTTCTTCAACAATACCAACCTGCCCATCCACTGTCAAGACATTTTCGATTTCTGAGCTTGAGAAGGCAACGGGAAAATTTAGCTTCAACAAAATAATAGGCGAAGGAGGGTATGGGCGTGTTTATCGTGGCATAATCGAAGATGGAACTGAGGTTGCTGTCAAATTGCTTACAGGGAAACACCAGAACAGAGATCGTGAGTTCATTGCAGAAGTCGAGATGCTAAGTCGTTTGCATCATCGCAATCTTGTCAAGTTGATCGGTATATGCGTTGAGCGGAGCATGAGATGCTTGGTATTTGAGCTTGTTCCAAACGGAAGCGTTGAGTCTCATCTGCATG GTTCGCATAAAATATACGGTCCACTTGATTTCGACACTAGAATGAAAATAGCCCTGGGTGCAGCAAGGGGTCTGGCCTACCTGCATGAGGATGCCAATCCCCATGTTATCCACCGTGATTTCAAGGCTAGCAATGTTCTGCTCGAGAACGATTTCACCCCCAAGGTTGCAGATTTCGGGCTTGCCAAGGAAGCATCAGAAGGACTCGAGCATATTTCTACTCAGGTCATGGGAACATTCGG TTACGTTGCCCCGGAGTACGCAATGACCGGTCATCTCCTGGTGAAGAGCGACGTGTACAGCTACGGCGTGGTGCTCTTGGAGCTCCTGTCAGGCCGGAAGCCCGTGGACATGTCCCAGCCGCCGGGGTCCGAGAACCTTGTCACCTGGGCGCGCCCGCTCCTCACCACTCGGGAAGGCCTGCAGCAGCTGGTGGACCCATCGCTGCCGGCACCGGCGAGCTGCGACTTCGATAAGCTGGCCAAGGCGGCGGCCATTGCGTCCATGTGCGTGCACGTGGAGGCGTCGCACCGGCCGTTCATGGGCGAGGTCGTGCAGGCGCTGAAGCTGATCACCAGCGGGAACGGCGAGACTTGCAGCGGCtccttcggcggcggcgccacggaGGACGAGGAGTCCCCCTGGAACGACGGCAGGAGCTGCTCGTGGAACGACGGTGACGCGCCGCCGCGCATCCCCGGGGCGCCCCGCCCGATGGCAGCGGGCTACAGCTCGGACCCCGCCGATGACgcgtcggcgcggcggccgcggtcgACGCCGAGCGCGGTGCTGGACAAGATCGAGTCCCTGGCGATGTACGACTGGTCGGGGCCGCTGAGGAGCAGGACCAGGAACTTCTACCGGTTGAGGGGAAGCATGAGCGAGCACGGCCATGGCCACCACCCTTCCGACGACTGCAGCATGGAGGGCGGCTACTGGATGTAG
- the LOC100834067 gene encoding receptor-like serine/threonine-protein kinase ALE2 isoform X2, whose amino-acid sequence MRPRGAALLLLASAALSVYVPLGSASSTTIAAFLFGFLSRPDRHSVPSPAPAPSPGPEGPFYHPVHRHHRKRPHVATPSSSPSFERQDCSGVTCSSPLTSTPIGSPCGCVYPMQIQLDLGVAPYQLFPRIDELEIEIAEGQKFDRVSALLTSNRFLQKKVLIKSSIFGDYDVIYVHYPGLPSSVPNVPGSLGPVSSNENPLGANVHNKSHQKINSKIVAIIALSAVVLVLTCFGIGIICKYKGCEKAHGTGHASNSSFTRKTGMRSSFSSSASSTASFSSTIPTCPSTVKTFSISELEKATGKFSFNKIIGEGGYGRVYRGIIEDGTEVAVKLLTGKHQNRDREFIAEVEMLSRLHHRNLVKLIGICVERSMRCLVFELVPNGSVESHLHGSHKIYGPLDFDTRMKIALGAARGLAYLHEDANPHVIHRDFKASNVLLENDFTPKVADFGLAKEASEGLEHISTQVMGTFGYVAPEYAMTGHLLVKSDVYSYGVVLLELLSGRKPVDMSQPPGSENLVTWARPLLTTREGLQQLVDPSLPAPASCDFDKLAKAAAIASMCVHVEASHRPFMGEVVQALKLITSGNGETCSGSFGGGATEDEESPWNDGRSCSWNDGDAPPRIPGAPRPMAAGYSSDPADDASARRPRSTPSAVLDKIESLAMYDWSGPLRSRTRNFYRLRGSMSEHGHGHHPSDDCSMEGGYWM is encoded by the exons ATGCGGCCGCGGGGAGCGGCCCTGCTTCTCCTCGCTTCCGCTGCGCTCTCGGTTTATG TGCCACTGGGATCAGCAAGCTCAACAACCATTGCGGCATTCTTATTTGGGTTCTTGAGTAGACCGGATCGACATTCAGTTCCTTCCCCAGCCCCAGCACCTTCTCCTGGACCTGAAG GTCCCTTTTACCACCCAGTGCATAGGCATCACAGAAAAAGACCTCATGTTGCCACACCATCTTCGTCGCCATCGTTTGAAAGACAAG ATTGCAGTGGAGTAACTTGTTCGAGTCCGCTAACTTCTACTCCAATTGGTTCCCCTTGTGGTTGTGTATATCCTATGCAAATTCAGCTTGACCTTGGAGTAGCACCATACCAGTTATTCCCAAGAATTGATGAGCTAGAAATTGAGATTGCAGAAG GTCAGAAGTTTGACAGGGTTTCAGCTTTACTGACTAGCAAcagatttttgcaaaagaaggTTCTGATCAAGTCGTCTATTTTTGGTGATTATGATGTAATATATGTCCATTATCCTG GCCTACCTTCTTCGGTACCTAATGTTCCAGGATCCTTGGGTCCAGTAAGCAGCAATGAGAACCCCTTGGGCGCAAATGTACACAATAAAAGCCATCAGAAGATTAACTCTAAAATTGTTGCCATAATTGCTCTGTCAGCTGTTGTGCTTGTTTTGACTTGTTTTGGCATCGGCATCATATGCAAATATAAAGGATGTGAAAAGGCTCATGGTACTGGTCATGCTTCGAATTCATCATTCACCAGAAAAACAG GTATGAGGTCATCATTCTCCAGTTCAGCCAGCTCGACAGCATCTTTTTCTTCAACAATACCAACCTGCCCATCCACTGTCAAGACATTTTCGATTTCTGAGCTTGAGAAGGCAACGGGAAAATTTAGCTTCAACAAAATAATAGGCGAAGGAGGGTATGGGCGTGTTTATCGTGGCATAATCGAAGATGGAACTGAGGTTGCTGTCAAATTGCTTACAGGGAAACACCAGAACAGAGATCGTGAGTTCATTGCAGAAGTCGAGATGCTAAGTCGTTTGCATCATCGCAATCTTGTCAAGTTGATCGGTATATGCGTTGAGCGGAGCATGAGATGCTTGGTATTTGAGCTTGTTCCAAACGGAAGCGTTGAGTCTCATCTGCATG GTTCGCATAAAATATACGGTCCACTTGATTTCGACACTAGAATGAAAATAGCCCTGGGTGCAGCAAGGGGTCTGGCCTACCTGCATGAGGATGCCAATCCCCATGTTATCCACCGTGATTTCAAGGCTAGCAATGTTCTGCTCGAGAACGATTTCACCCCCAAGGTTGCAGATTTCGGGCTTGCCAAGGAAGCATCAGAAGGACTCGAGCATATTTCTACTCAGGTCATGGGAACATTCGG TTACGTTGCCCCGGAGTACGCAATGACCGGTCATCTCCTGGTGAAGAGCGACGTGTACAGCTACGGCGTGGTGCTCTTGGAGCTCCTGTCAGGCCGGAAGCCCGTGGACATGTCCCAGCCGCCGGGGTCCGAGAACCTTGTCACCTGGGCGCGCCCGCTCCTCACCACTCGGGAAGGCCTGCAGCAGCTGGTGGACCCATCGCTGCCGGCACCGGCGAGCTGCGACTTCGATAAGCTGGCCAAGGCGGCGGCCATTGCGTCCATGTGCGTGCACGTGGAGGCGTCGCACCGGCCGTTCATGGGCGAGGTCGTGCAGGCGCTGAAGCTGATCACCAGCGGGAACGGCGAGACTTGCAGCGGCtccttcggcggcggcgccacggaGGACGAGGAGTCCCCCTGGAACGACGGCAGGAGCTGCTCGTGGAACGACGGTGACGCGCCGCCGCGCATCCCCGGGGCGCCCCGCCCGATGGCAGCGGGCTACAGCTCGGACCCCGCCGATGACgcgtcggcgcggcggccgcggtcgACGCCGAGCGCGGTGCTGGACAAGATCGAGTCCCTGGCGATGTACGACTGGTCGGGGCCGCTGAGGAGCAGGACCAGGAACTTCTACCGGTTGAGGGGAAGCATGAGCGAGCACGGCCATGGCCACCACCCTTCCGACGACTGCAGCATGGAGGGCGGCTACTGGATGTAG